A stretch of DNA from uncultured Fretibacterium sp.:
GCCTTTTGGCGGAGAAGTATTGCATCGTTTTTCAGCGAAACTACTGTACGATGAACGAGGCCGAAAGGGACAAGCTCAATGATCAGTTGATGAAGCTGGCGGATGCACAGACGTCCGTCAGCCTTGTCATGGAACCGGAGCAGTATCGCGAATTTGCTCGAAGCAGCTTCATGGAAACACGGGAGGGCCGATTGCCCTACCACGGCTGCGCGGTTTTCGTGAAGACGCAAATCGATACATTGAACAGGAGCGGGCAGGGGACGGGCATCGAGGCCGAGAAAGAATTATGGAGGCTCAGAAAAGAGAACCTTCGCGCCTGCAGGGATTCCTTTGAGGCACTCCAGGAAGAAGCGCTTTTCAACGCACCGGAACATGAACCACAAAACATTTCCAGTGTGTCGAAAGAGCATACCCGGGAGTTTGCAAAGAAAGCAGATACAGGAGACGATGGGCATTCTTTTGTGTAAAATAAGAGAAAAGGGCCCAAGGGCCGCCAAGGAGGGATGTTCATGATCTCGGTACTGAGAACGCACACGAACCTGAAGACCCCGGGTCACGAGGAGCTCTCCCTGGACAATCTCCGTCCCGGAAGCTGGATCAACATGACCGCGCCCACCCGTCAGGAGCTGGAGGATGTGGCCCGTCTCGCCGCCGTGCCCCTGGATTTCCTGAGCGCCGCCCTGGACGTCGAGGAGTCGAGCCGAATCGACGTCGAGGAGATGGACGAGGACAGCGGCTACGACGCCTGCATACTGGTCGTCATCAATATCCCTAAACACCCCGAGAGCTTCGACTTCGACACCATCCCCTTGGGCATCGTCATCACTCCCGACACCTTCATCACGGTCTGTCTGGAGGAGAACCCGATTCTTCCTGGGCCGAGGGGCGGCGTCAGCGGGTTCTGCACCTGGAAGCGGACGCGGTTCCTGCTCCAGATCCTCTACAAGACGGCGGGGACTTACCTCCAGTACATCAACGAGATGAACCGGATGTCCGACAAGATCGAGGAGGCGCTGCGCCGTTCCATGAAGAACGAGGAGCTCTTCAAGCTGATGGACCTGGAGAAGGGCATGACCTTTTTCACGGGCTCCCTGAGGAGCAACCGCGTGGCCGTCGACAAGCTCGTACGGACGCTCAAGAATCCCCAGTTCAATGAGCTCATCAAG
This window harbors:
- a CDS encoding magnesium transporter CorA family protein produces the protein MISVLRTHTNLKTPGHEELSLDNLRPGSWINMTAPTRQELEDVARLAAVPLDFLSAALDVEESSRIDVEEMDEDSGYDACILVVINIPKHPESFDFDTIPLGIVITPDTFITVCLEENPILPGPRGGVSGFCTWKRTRFLLQILYKTAGTYLQYINEMNRMSDKIEEALRRSMKNEELFKLMDLEKGMTFFTGSLRSNRVAVDKLVRTLKNPQFNELIKLREEDDDLLEDVIVEYDQAYDMVRVYSDVLGGMMDAFASIISNNLNIVMKFLASVTIIISIPTVVSSFWGMNVGVPFQEHPSGFLWVMLVALGLSGAAAYWLWKKRMF